A DNA window from Gillisia sp. Hel1_33_143 contains the following coding sequences:
- a CDS encoding type IV secretory system conjugative DNA transfer family protein encodes MIFLFSYTINSVLRGMVYLACPLIFLNTVLYAYYFDGKLIETVPEKYKVNFKTSKKSFQIENIRRGVSVIGSAGSGKTESVVFGFLKHFQKYKFCGIIHDYKDFELTEMAYPLFKDGEIPFKVISFDKIIHKVNPIAPRYLENEESVNEVSRVLIENLLEQRESGTSGTTKFFNDAAEGLIGGLIWKLKTSYPEFCTLPHLIAIYQFLDTDSLIQFLETNTTSRAMADAFISGKDSERQTAGVKSTLANALKRISTQRIFMTLSADEVPLNINNPENPCVISIVNNPKFDTSYSPVIATIIHTITKQMSVRNSKPSFLLMEEAPTIRLLNMHRIPATLRSYDIATIYVMQDKIQNDMMYGDKASKAILSNLSYQFFGKVNDPDTAKYYERFFEIVKDPTKSVSRGYNLDFDTRVTTGEKEIPKIRADVFFRLKQGEFITYADGKDKKVQFKLQKIERELPRGAKEFSNADLEANFERIYEEARSIFNK; translated from the coding sequence ATGATATTTCTTTTTAGCTATACCATAAATTCTGTATTAAGAGGAATGGTCTATCTAGCATGTCCACTAATCTTTTTGAATACGGTGTTATATGCATATTATTTTGATGGAAAGTTGATAGAAACAGTTCCAGAAAAATATAAGGTTAATTTTAAAACCTCAAAGAAAAGTTTTCAAATTGAAAATATCAGGAGGGGTGTTTCAGTTATTGGCTCTGCTGGAAGTGGAAAGACTGAAAGCGTTGTTTTCGGTTTTCTAAAACATTTTCAAAAGTATAAGTTCTGCGGAATTATCCATGATTACAAAGATTTTGAACTCACGGAAATGGCGTATCCACTTTTTAAAGATGGAGAAATTCCATTTAAGGTTATTTCCTTTGATAAAATCATCCATAAAGTAAATCCCATAGCCCCACGGTATTTGGAGAACGAGGAGAGCGTTAATGAAGTTTCACGGGTATTAATTGAAAACTTATTGGAACAAAGAGAATCTGGAACATCTGGAACGACAAAATTTTTCAACGATGCCGCCGAGGGATTAATTGGTGGATTAATTTGGAAACTGAAAACCTCTTATCCCGAATTCTGTACTTTACCACATTTAATAGCGATCTACCAATTTCTTGATACGGACAGCCTTATACAGTTTTTGGAAACAAATACGACATCGAGGGCAATGGCGGATGCGTTTATAAGTGGAAAAGATTCGGAACGGCAGACCGCTGGTGTAAAGAGCACTTTGGCCAATGCGCTAAAGCGAATTAGTACACAGCGTATTTTTATGACACTTTCAGCTGATGAAGTACCACTCAATATAAATAATCCTGAAAATCCATGCGTAATTTCAATCGTGAACAATCCAAAATTTGACACTTCGTATTCGCCTGTTATCGCTACGATCATCCATACGATCACTAAGCAGATGAGTGTCCGAAATAGCAAACCTTCTTTCCTACTCATGGAAGAGGCTCCTACCATTCGTTTATTGAATATGCACCGTATTCCTGCAACATTGCGAAGTTATGACATTGCCACGATCTATGTGATGCAGGACAAGATTCAAAATGATATGATGTATGGTGATAAAGCTAGCAAGGCGATTCTAAGTAATCTATCTTATCAGTTTTTCGGAAAGGTCAACGATCCAGACACCGCGAAATATTACGAACGATTCTTTGAGATAGTTAAAGATCCGACCAAAAGTGTAAGTCGAGGTTATAACCTAGATTTTGATACGCGCGTAACAACAGGAGAAAAGGAAATCCCTAAAATAAGAGCTGATGTTTTCTTTCGTTTAAAGCAAGGTGAATTTATTACCTATGCGGATGGGAAGGATAAAAAAGTTCAATTTAAGTTGCAGAAGATTGAGAGAGAACTTCCACGAGGTGCAAAAGAATTTTCTAATGCAGATTTGGAAGCTAATTTTGAAAGGATCTATGAGGAGGCTAGGTCTATTTTTAATAAATAA
- the mobB gene encoding MobB family relaxase, which produces MYITITPQKLGGTYSQSSADFVGYLEKENQGLEQEEMENFFNQYGDEISAEEVVKDIDGNGAKLKKTEPKFYSITVSPSKYELNRLQNSSEDLKKYTRELMKDYVASFNREINGRPINIDDIKYYAKIEHQRTFKGTDIQIRENQPYATKILQLKTEIRNVEEGRKEGNIKEMQSKLAKLEKEAPHQQDGKRIVQGMPKVGNQSHIHIIVSRKDASNSVSLSPGSKHKASEVEMHGKNVKRGFDRDKFFERAEKSFDKTFGYQRNFAETYKARKDFIKNPKVYFASLMKLPTNEKALAFKILGKTGIPMMSSIPVTQAQLAMKVFNRLRRGVEVAIKSSSIGI; this is translated from the coding sequence ATGTATATCACAATTACACCTCAAAAATTAGGAGGCACCTACTCACAAAGTTCAGCGGATTTTGTAGGATATCTGGAGAAAGAAAATCAAGGTTTGGAACAGGAAGAAATGGAAAACTTTTTCAATCAATATGGCGATGAGATTTCAGCAGAGGAAGTGGTAAAAGATATTGATGGAAATGGTGCCAAACTCAAAAAGACCGAACCGAAATTTTATTCGATTACTGTTAGTCCTTCAAAATATGAATTGAACAGATTACAAAACAGCAGCGAAGATCTAAAAAAATACACCCGTGAGCTGATGAAGGATTATGTTGCTTCCTTCAACCGGGAAATTAACGGACGTCCAATTAACATCGATGATATAAAATACTATGCAAAAATTGAACATCAAAGAACCTTTAAAGGAACTGACATACAGATAAGAGAAAATCAACCCTATGCTACGAAAATACTTCAGCTCAAAACGGAGATCCGAAATGTCGAGGAAGGTAGAAAAGAAGGAAATATAAAGGAGATGCAAAGTAAGCTTGCAAAACTAGAAAAAGAAGCCCCACATCAGCAAGATGGAAAACGGATCGTGCAGGGAATGCCAAAGGTTGGAAACCAGAGTCATATACATATCATCGTTAGTAGAAAGGATGCTTCAAATTCGGTGAGTCTTTCCCCTGGAAGTAAGCATAAAGCATCCGAAGTTGAAATGCACGGTAAGAATGTAAAACGTGGTTTTGACCGTGATAAATTTTTTGAGCGCGCTGAGAAAAGTTTTGATAAAACATTCGGCTACCAAAGAAATTTTGCAGAAACCTATAAGGCAAGAAAGGATTTTATTAAGAATCCCAAAGTCTATTTCGCGTCCCTGATGAAATTGCCAACCAATGAAAAAGCATTAGCATTCAAAATATTGGGCAAGACGGGCATTCCGATGATGTCAAGTATTCCAGTCACGCAAGCACAATTGGCAATGAAAGTTTTTAACAGGCTACGTCGAGGTGTCGAAGTGGCTATTAAATCAAGTTCCATAGGAATTTGA
- a CDS encoding BfmA/BtgA family mobilization protein — MDSFIGIRFKKETAKRFQEFSRTHFKSHTEAIATMLDFFFYNEISPKEKLGPTGRTIEASIKKRINAVIAIMRDMEKTQTKPTVAMIESLFQTETPAKKPLILEKKFIEEKKEVRFQEKRNHNNEL; from the coding sequence ATGGACTCATTTATCGGAATTAGATTCAAAAAGGAAACAGCAAAACGTTTTCAAGAATTTTCAAGAACTCACTTTAAATCACACACCGAGGCGATAGCCACGATGCTTGATTTTTTCTTCTATAACGAAATCTCACCAAAGGAAAAACTGGGCCCGACTGGTAGAACAATAGAAGCTTCAATTAAAAAGCGGATCAATGCGGTAATTGCCATTATGAGGGATATGGAAAAAACGCAAACCAAGCCGACAGTTGCGATGATAGAATCCCTTTTTCAGACAGAAACACCAGCAAAAAAACCTTTGATTTTGGAGAAGAAATTTATCGAGGAAAAGAAGGAAGTACGCTTTCAAGAGAAGCGAAATCACAACAACGAACTTTAA
- a CDS encoding DUF6876 family protein — MKAQVNDIKEGLQHFHGSETIFQIPLLRTRYTNGLKYLAEAAECFWLITDTSVIAKSLMDRSEFITIDFKRLSEEKQEFTGYEAEIIYTDGNNTILEKHGYRVTDFPLDELRLFFVNDTLMLPSEY; from the coding sequence ATGAAAGCACAAGTTAACGATATAAAAGAAGGATTACAACATTTTCACGGATCGGAAACGATATTTCAAATCCCATTATTGAGAACTCGATATACCAACGGACTAAAATATTTGGCGGAAGCTGCCGAATGTTTTTGGCTTATTACAGACACTTCCGTAATTGCAAAAAGTCTAATGGATCGAAGCGAATTTATTACCATAGATTTTAAAAGATTGTCCGAGGAAAAACAAGAATTTACAGGTTACGAAGCTGAAATTATTTATACGGATGGCAACAATACTATTTTGGAAAAACACGGGTATCGAGTAACAGATTTTCCGCTCGATGAATTACGGTTATTTTTTGTAAATGATACACTGATGTTACCTAGTGAATATTAA
- a CDS encoding single-stranded DNA-binding protein produces the protein MSTLKNHVQLIGNVGQEPTITNLESGKKVARFSLATNEFYKNDKGEKTQTTDWHTVVAWGKTAEIIERYVGKGKEVGVTGKLKSRNYEDNDGIKRYVTEIEAKEILLLGSKSDS, from the coding sequence ATGAGTACTTTAAAAAATCACGTACAGTTAATCGGAAATGTTGGACAAGAACCAACCATTACAAACCTTGAAAGCGGTAAGAAAGTAGCCCGTTTTTCACTCGCCACGAATGAATTTTATAAAAATGACAAAGGAGAGAAAACACAGACAACAGATTGGCACACCGTTGTAGCTTGGGGAAAGACTGCCGAAATTATCGAAAGATATGTAGGTAAGGGTAAAGAGGTAGGAGTTACAGGTAAACTTAAATCTCGTAACTATGAGGATAACGATGGTATAAAAAGATACGTTACCGAAATAGAAGCCAAAGAAATCCTTTTGCTTGGAAGTAAAAGCGATAGCTAA
- a CDS encoding PepSY-associated TM helix domain-containing protein yields MLFSKIVNKFHLYLGLSCGILASISGLTGSMYVWQPEITADLNPNLLKVDSIENISEEELLKTSLALYENQKDTVAKIFLPYREQQTISIVYNNGQTLYYHPKNGKVLGQKSASISFFEDLLNIHRTLGIPKIGKYIVGGSALLFFLFLLTSGLFLWWKKYKLNFNKGIKIKWKRNRKRFNYDVHKTLGFLFFLPLLIMAFSGGYFTYNTYYKEGFKLVDTISANNTLKKRIEVGSALDVKDLLKNPDKQYSLRAIYLPKDPNDAYQFRYIKDRFIVSGLRKTKELKVDQNDKVINETSFDSDPISEQIAAQMYPIHIGEISGLLGRILVFISGFVPIILFITGLRFYYFRAYKKNNGR; encoded by the coding sequence ATGCTTTTCTCAAAAATAGTTAATAAATTTCATCTTTATTTAGGATTGTCTTGCGGTATTTTAGCTTCCATATCTGGTCTCACTGGTTCTATGTATGTATGGCAGCCAGAGATAACAGCCGATTTAAATCCAAATTTACTGAAGGTAGATTCTATAGAAAATATTTCGGAAGAAGAACTTCTAAAAACTTCATTGGCTCTATATGAAAATCAAAAGGATACAGTAGCTAAAATATTCCTTCCTTATCGAGAACAGCAGACTATTTCTATTGTTTATAATAATGGCCAAACTCTTTATTATCATCCAAAAAATGGAAAAGTTCTAGGCCAAAAATCAGCTTCCATATCATTTTTCGAGGATTTATTGAATATTCATCGCACCCTTGGGATTCCTAAAATTGGTAAATACATTGTAGGTGGAAGTGCGCTTTTGTTTTTCCTTTTTCTCTTAACATCTGGACTGTTTTTATGGTGGAAAAAATACAAGTTGAATTTTAATAAAGGGATTAAGATTAAATGGAAACGAAATAGAAAAAGATTTAACTACGATGTTCATAAAACACTTGGCTTCCTCTTTTTCTTGCCTTTACTTATTATGGCCTTTTCTGGTGGGTATTTTACTTATAACACCTATTATAAAGAGGGTTTTAAGTTGGTAGATACTATTAGCGCAAACAACACACTTAAAAAAAGGATTGAAGTAGGAAGTGCTTTAGATGTAAAGGACTTATTGAAGAATCCAGACAAACAATATTCACTGCGAGCAATTTATTTGCCTAAAGATCCAAATGATGCATATCAATTTAGGTACATAAAAGATCGGTTTATTGTTTCCGGTCTTAGAAAAACCAAGGAATTAAAAGTAGATCAAAATGATAAAGTTATTAATGAGACCTCCTTTGACAGCGACCCCATTAGTGAACAAATCGCAGCACAAATGTATCCAATCCATATTGGAGAGATCTCAGGCTTGTTGGGAAGGATTTTGGTTTTTATCTCAGGATTTGTTCCTATAATTCTATTTATTACCGGTCTGAGATTTTACTACTTTAGAGCGTATAAAAAGAACAATGGCCGTTAG